A genomic region of Candidatus Woesearchaeota archaeon contains the following coding sequences:
- a CDS encoding lytic transglycosylase domain-containing protein, translated as MIKLNEAILSIILATTPISSTTITQTTPQEANAKQLPVQTYKSTNPDKLAKKITNTYYKYLDDRLDQDNIKELKKSLRKSLSTIIYKDENAILEIKDKIQNIIYDKNEKAKSIREFKKDINKFIRKIDEESKINNILKEYYLENTINKYIEIKSGNKTTKITKKEKKQFKQIEIINKLRMTRDFNEKELKYLATNKDQFESRLKILRKFLNQKHKNPEETIYEYIKKKNLIENGYSLIEAKQIISGNYEKLTLTEKILNRAKKVLKPTNFLNLCEKYDTDPAKEMAIIATESMFNPTATSWMGAYGLRQLLKSTAEKLGVDRHDINQNLEGGIMHIKNSYEELKGKGYSEDELFTLALIDYNAGQTNRNRYLKTGYLPEETRKYIPKVKKYYELFKEIDIKTLLTE; from the coding sequence ATGATTAAATTAAATGAAGCAATTCTAAGCATAATACTAGCAACAACACCAATATCCTCAACAACAATAACACAAACAACGCCTCAAGAAGCAAACGCTAAACAACTACCAGTACAAACATACAAAAGCACAAACCCTGATAAATTAGCAAAGAAAATAACAAACACATACTACAAATACTTGGACGACAGACTAGATCAAGACAACATAAAAGAACTAAAAAAATCATTAAGAAAATCATTAAGCACAATAATTTACAAAGATGAAAATGCAATACTAGAAATAAAAGATAAAATACAAAACATAATCTACGATAAAAACGAAAAAGCCAAAAGCATCAGAGAATTCAAAAAAGACATAAACAAATTCATAAGAAAAATAGATGAAGAATCAAAAATAAACAATATACTAAAAGAATACTATTTAGAAAACACAATTAACAAATATATAGAAATAAAATCAGGAAATAAAACAACAAAAATAACAAAAAAAGAAAAAAAACAATTCAAGCAAATAGAAATAATAAACAAACTAAGAATGACAAGAGATTTTAATGAAAAAGAACTAAAATACTTAGCAACAAACAAAGACCAATTCGAAAGTAGGCTAAAAATCCTAAGAAAATTCTTGAATCAAAAACACAAAAACCCCGAGGAAACAATATATGAATATATAAAAAAGAAAAATCTAATAGAAAACGGATACTCGCTCATAGAAGCAAAACAAATAATATCTGGAAACTATGAAAAACTAACACTTACTGAAAAAATATTAAATCGTGCAAAAAAAGTCCTCAAACCGACAAACTTCTTAAACTTGTGTGAAAAATACGATACAGACCCAGCAAAAGAAATGGCAATAATTGCAACAGAATCAATGTTCAACCCAACAGCAACATCCTGGATGGGAGCATACGGTCTAAGACAGTTATTAAAAAGCACAGCAGAAAAACTAGGTGTAGATCGACATGACATAAATCAAAACTTGGAAGGAGGAATAATGCACATTAAAAATTCATATGAAGAACTTAAAGGAAAGGGATACAGCGAAGACGAACTATTCACTCTAGCACTAATAGATTACAACGCAGGACAAACAAACAGAAATAGATACTTAAAAACAGGATACTTGCCAGAAGAAACAAGAAAATACATACCAAAAGTAAAAAAATATTATGAACTATTCAAAGAAATAGACATAAAAACGCTACTGACAGAATAA
- a CDS encoding segregation/condensation protein A, with protein sequence MVTVAQKPEMQIRAGKRNEQAIINILVDQDELTWQNIIMELIKSEQMDPWNIDVSIISEKFIGLLSNMKKMDFRISGKIILAAAFFLKLKSDKLLNEDIAALDSLINSTDNPDELMDLMEDFPDQIHLKDKNNKPTLKYRTPQPRKRKVSVYDLINALEKALETEQKRIIRIKPTPKIKRPAKSKDMTIIMNDLYQQIRLTLKKVKIVWFHELLTTTDKSDKITAFVPLLHLDTQRKIDIDQKSHFGDISISLTGIIKDYN encoded by the coding sequence ATGGTAACTGTAGCTCAAAAACCGGAAATGCAAATAAGAGCAGGAAAAAGAAACGAACAAGCAATTATAAACATCTTAGTAGATCAAGATGAATTAACTTGGCAAAATATAATTATGGAACTTATTAAATCCGAACAAATGGATCCCTGGAACATAGATGTTTCAATAATCTCAGAAAAATTCATTGGTCTTTTATCAAACATGAAAAAAATGGATTTTAGAATATCAGGCAAAATAATATTGGCAGCAGCTTTTTTCTTAAAACTAAAATCGGACAAATTATTAAACGAAGACATAGCAGCACTTGATTCTTTGATAAACAGCACAGATAATCCCGATGAATTAATGGATTTAATGGAAGACTTTCCCGATCAAATACATTTAAAAGATAAAAACAATAAACCAACATTAAAATATCGAACACCACAACCAAGAAAAAGAAAGGTATCTGTATATGACTTAATTAACGCGTTAGAAAAAGCTCTAGAAACAGAACAAAAAAGAATAATAAGAATAAAACCCACCCCAAAAATAAAGCGACCAGCAAAATCAAAAGATATGACTATAATCATGAATGATTTATACCAACAAATAAGATTAACGCTAAAAAAAGTAAAAATTGTATGGTTTCATGAATTATTAACAACCACCGACAAATCAGATAAAATAACGGCATTTGTGCCTCTGTTACACTTAGATACTCAAAGAAAAATAGATATTGACCAAAAATCTCACTTTGGAGATATAAGCATCTCTTTAACAGGCATCATAAAGGATTATAATTAA
- a CDS encoding translation initiation factor IF-6 — MKTKIIDFQNNSNIGLYAYVNDNIMLVGKDIPEEYDEELKNIFQVPICKTTIAGASFINVFIIGDGKKIMVPSIIFEEELQELKNMNLQVEVLETKQTCLGNNIIIAKEKILVNNDFTEPQIKKIESFFEKPVIKLKNLNLKAIGSLVAINHAKQKAIIGNDITDEQYDLMKNLIGYELTPSSINMGSPYLKSGILVNVNGLAVGKASGGPEVANAEEALGGLDND; from the coding sequence ATGAAAACAAAGATAATAGATTTCCAAAATAACAGCAACATAGGTTTATACGCCTACGTAAATGACAACATCATGCTAGTCGGAAAAGACATTCCTGAAGAGTATGATGAAGAACTAAAAAACATTTTTCAAGTTCCAATCTGCAAAACGACAATAGCAGGAGCATCATTTATCAACGTATTTATAATAGGAGATGGCAAAAAAATAATGGTTCCAAGCATAATATTTGAAGAAGAACTTCAAGAACTAAAAAACATGAATCTCCAAGTAGAAGTACTTGAAACAAAACAAACATGCTTGGGAAACAACATAATTATCGCCAAAGAAAAAATATTAGTAAATAATGATTTTACAGAGCCTCAAATAAAAAAAATAGAATCCTTTTTTGAAAAACCTGTAATAAAATTAAAAAATTTAAATTTAAAAGCAATAGGATCCTTAGTCGCAATAAATCACGCAAAACAAAAAGCAATCATAGGAAACGACATAACTGATGAGCAGTATGATTTAATGAAAAATTTAATTGGATACGAACTTACGCCTAGCTCAATAAATATGGGAAGTCCATACTTAAAATCAGGAATACTAGTCAATGTCAACGGTTTAGCCGTTGGAAAAGCAAGCGGAGGACCTGAAGTTGCAAATGCAGAAGAAGCTCTTGGAGGATTAGACAATGACTGA
- the pfdA gene encoding prefoldin subunit alpha — protein MTEDKNQEAIMQQLYQQYQQLNDHINKLNNAKEQLENTKQAIDEFEKIQGNEEILAPIANGIFINAKLLDSKKLKVNVGSDLVIDKTIDETRELLQKQEKEIDKSLQDATTKLKEIEMMFQGN, from the coding sequence ATGACTGAAGACAAAAATCAAGAAGCAATAATGCAACAACTATACCAACAATACCAACAACTAAATGACCATATAAATAAACTAAACAATGCAAAAGAACAATTAGAAAACACAAAACAAGCAATTGACGAATTCGAAAAGATACAAGGAAACGAAGAAATATTAGCACCAATTGCAAATGGAATATTCATAAACGCAAAGTTATTAGATTCAAAAAAACTAAAAGTAAATGTCGGCAGTGATTTAGTGATTGATAAAACAATAGATGAAACCAGAGAATTACTTCAAAAACAAGAAAAAGAAATAGATAAAAGTTTGCAAGACGCAACAACGAAACTGAAAGAAATAGAAATGATGTTTCAAGGAAATTAA
- the ftsY gene encoding signal recognition particle-docking protein FtsY, translated as MFKFLKQKLNGVVKKFSKEVEAEAEEKKIDELTEEEKQELNKEDIEKEKTTETKKEELKKETEKKQEDEENKKNKEEFESNKQTHKPKKEENVDLLERDVALKKEAEEITTEKPKSKQNLQEIAQKTKEKESKKIEHRVEKEDIKKYEDSIKPEESKNQENLKEIEETEEFDEIEEDNKKNEEKKSFFSKLFKRKTKEEQKIDELAEEEKQELNKEDIEKEKTTETKKEELKKETEKKQEDEENKKNKEELTKISEDKKEKNIQKTAEKKEEPETKNQDLIIEEIKKEKKSFFSKVSDTFTKVQLSEEKFEELFWELELTLLENNVALQVIDLIKKDLKEELTTGKLSRKNVSEIIQDTLKKTLDKVLTVYQINLEEDIKKSKAEGNPYIISVIGINGAGKTTAIAKLTNKLKKEGFSIVWAAADTFRAAAIQQLEEHANKLEIKLIKHDYESDPAAVAFDAIKHAKAKKIDVVMIDTAGRMHSNDNLMQELKKLIRVNPPNLKIYVGESITGNDCVEQAKIYDAQIGIDAIILTKADTDEKGGAAISISHVTGKPILFLGTGQKYEDLETFDKEKILESLGL; from the coding sequence ATGTTCAAATTCTTAAAACAAAAACTAAATGGCGTAGTAAAAAAATTCAGTAAAGAAGTAGAAGCAGAAGCAGAAGAGAAAAAAATAGATGAACTTACAGAAGAAGAAAAACAAGAATTAAATAAAGAAGATATTGAAAAAGAAAAAACGACTGAAACAAAAAAAGAAGAACTCAAAAAAGAAACCGAAAAAAAACAAGAAGATGAAGAAAATAAAAAAAATAAAGAAGAATTCGAATCAAACAAACAAACACATAAACCAAAAAAAGAAGAAAATGTTGACCTATTAGAGAGGGATGTAGCGCTTAAAAAAGAAGCAGAAGAAATAACGACAGAAAAACCAAAGAGCAAACAAAATCTACAAGAAATTGCTCAAAAAACAAAAGAAAAAGAATCAAAAAAAATTGAACACCGAGTTGAAAAAGAAGATATAAAAAAATATGAAGACTCAATAAAACCTGAAGAATCTAAAAATCAGGAAAACTTAAAGGAAATAGAAGAAACAGAAGAATTTGATGAAATCGAAGAGGACAATAAGAAAAACGAAGAAAAAAAGAGTTTCTTTTCAAAATTATTCAAAAGAAAAACAAAAGAAGAACAAAAAATAGACGAACTTGCAGAAGAAGAAAAACAAGAATTAAATAAAGAAGATATCGAAAAAGAAAAAACGACTGAAACAAAAAAAGAAGAACTCAAAAAAGAAACCGAAAAAAAACAAGAAGATGAAGAAAATAAAAAAAATAAAGAAGAATTAACAAAAATCTCAGAAGATAAAAAAGAAAAAAACATTCAAAAAACCGCAGAAAAAAAAGAAGAACCAGAAACAAAAAATCAGGACTTAATAATAGAAGAAATAAAAAAAGAAAAAAAATCATTCTTTTCAAAAGTATCAGATACATTCACAAAAGTACAACTAAGCGAAGAAAAATTCGAAGAACTATTCTGGGAACTAGAATTAACACTACTAGAAAATAACGTGGCATTACAAGTAATAGATCTAATAAAAAAAGATCTCAAAGAAGAACTGACAACGGGAAAACTATCAAGAAAAAACGTGTCTGAAATAATACAAGACACCTTAAAAAAAACATTAGACAAAGTGCTTACTGTATATCAAATAAACCTAGAAGAAGATATAAAAAAATCAAAAGCAGAAGGAAACCCATACATAATATCTGTAATAGGCATAAATGGTGCTGGAAAAACAACCGCAATAGCAAAACTAACAAACAAACTAAAAAAAGAAGGATTTTCAATAGTATGGGCTGCAGCAGACACATTCAGAGCAGCAGCAATACAGCAATTAGAAGAACACGCAAACAAATTAGAAATAAAACTAATAAAACACGACTATGAATCAGACCCTGCAGCTGTAGCATTCGACGCAATAAAACACGCAAAAGCCAAAAAAATAGACGTTGTAATGATAGACACTGCAGGAAGAATGCATTCAAATGATAATTTAATGCAAGAGCTAAAAAAACTAATTCGTGTAAACCCTCCAAACCTTAAAATTTACGTCGGAGAATCAATAACTGGAAATGACTGTGTAGAACAAGCAAAAATATACGATGCACAAATAGGTATTGATGCAATAATATTAACAAAAGCAGATACTGATGAAAAAGGCGGAGCAGCAATATCTATAAGTCATGTTACAGGAAAACCAATATTGTTTCTAGGAACAGGACAAAAATACGAAGATTTAGAAACATTTGATAAAGAAAAAATTCTTGAAAGTTTGGGATTATAA
- a CDS encoding PD-(D/E)XK nuclease family protein: MTTFSHSRISSFEQCKLKYKYHYIDKVETEIVRTIETFMGDIVHQTLEKLYKDLKFQKLNELQELIEFYNNLWIKNWEDGILIVKEQYTAENYKIMGQKMIEDYYKHYQPFNQAKTIGLETEDYYELNDKYKIHVRIDRLSSPEPGVYEIHDYKTNSNMKTQEEADSDRQLAVYAMGVKKLYPDAKKIKLIWHMLAFDREVVSERTNEQLDQLKKEIIEEIELMLKEINFEPTKSALCNYCEYQSICPLWKHLFEQKKEEIAEETLNGKDLADNYARLKQYEKKVQKKMDEISEKIKRYSEKNNCRVLFGTNNALTIWSKESIKFPGKNDELRNQFKEALKGLNLYEKYLEIDNWVLEKDYPKLSDIDKSVLEKFGKKQTIFRLYLKERDV, translated from the coding sequence ATGACAACTTTTTCCCATAGCAGAATATCTAGTTTTGAACAATGCAAACTCAAATATAAATACCACTATATTGACAAAGTCGAAACAGAAATTGTTAGAACTATAGAAACCTTCATGGGCGATATAGTTCATCAAACCCTTGAAAAATTGTATAAAGACTTAAAATTTCAGAAATTAAATGAGCTGCAAGAATTAATAGAGTTTTATAACAATTTATGGATAAAAAACTGGGAAGATGGAATTCTAATAGTTAAAGAACAATACACAGCAGAAAATTACAAGATCATGGGTCAAAAAATGATTGAAGATTACTATAAACACTATCAACCATTTAATCAAGCAAAAACTATAGGTCTGGAAACTGAAGATTACTATGAATTAAATGATAAATACAAAATTCACGTAAGAATTGATAGACTTTCAAGTCCAGAACCTGGAGTTTATGAAATTCATGATTATAAAACAAACAGCAACATGAAAACCCAGGAAGAAGCTGATTCTGATAGACAATTAGCAGTTTATGCAATGGGCGTTAAAAAATTATATCCTGATGCTAAGAAAATAAAATTAATTTGGCATATGCTTGCATTTGACAGAGAAGTTGTAAGTGAAAGAACAAATGAACAACTAGATCAATTAAAAAAAGAAATTATTGAAGAAATAGAATTAATGCTTAAAGAAATAAATTTTGAACCAACTAAATCTGCATTATGTAACTACTGTGAGTATCAGAGCATTTGTCCTTTATGGAAACATTTATTTGAACAAAAAAAAGAAGAAATTGCAGAAGAAACTTTAAATGGAAAAGATTTAGCAGACAATTATGCTAGATTAAAACAATACGAAAAAAAAGTTCAAAAAAAAATGGATGAAATTTCTGAAAAAATAAAAAGATATTCTGAAAAAAATAATTGTAGAGTTCTTTTTGGCACAAATAACGCTTTGACTATTTGGTCTAAAGAATCAATTAAGTTTCCCGGAAAAAATGATGAATTAAGAAATCAATTTAAGGAAGCTCTTAAAGGACTTAATTTATACGAAAAATATTTAGAAATTGATAATTGGGTTCTTGAAAAAGATTATCCTAAGCTATCAGATATTGATAAATCAGTATTAGAAAAATTTGGTAAAAAACAAACAATATTTAGGCTTTATTTGAAGGAACGAGATGTTTGA
- a CDS encoding DUF1385 domain-containing protein, whose protein sequence is MSEIKIGGQAVIEGVTMRSENYVCTSVRKENGTIVSKIRAFNSVSKKYKPLGWPLIRGMVNLVEMMSIGFSELQWSGNQSVDENEELSKKEIFLTIAISIIFGVALFKLFPWFLANSLSNLMKSNYFILNVMDGILKIIIISLYLYLISLMADVKTLFRYHGAEHKVVNCYEHKKKLTPKNAQKFTTLHPRCGTTFVIIVFVVSIFVYILLPQSLDFWSNLLIRVLLLPLIAGISYEIIRFSGKYYEKNLFVRIVMWPGLQFQKLTTREPTLKQLEVAINSLVVCMNKETRINPRSKRQSILTTFTFSNCVLST, encoded by the coding sequence ATGTCTGAAATTAAGATTGGTGGACAAGCAGTGATTGAAGGAGTCACTATGCGCTCCGAGAATTATGTATGCACTTCTGTTCGTAAAGAAAATGGAACTATTGTTTCTAAAATCAGAGCTTTTAATTCTGTCTCAAAGAAATATAAACCACTAGGTTGGCCCCTTATTAGGGGGATGGTAAATCTTGTTGAAATGATGTCCATAGGTTTTTCTGAGCTTCAATGGAGCGGCAATCAAAGTGTTGACGAAAATGAGGAATTATCTAAAAAAGAGATTTTTTTAACAATAGCAATTTCAATAATATTCGGCGTGGCTTTGTTTAAGTTATTTCCCTGGTTTTTGGCAAATTCTTTATCCAATCTCATGAAATCTAATTACTTTATTTTGAATGTAATGGATGGCATTCTTAAAATAATCATTATTTCTTTATATCTGTATTTAATAAGTTTGATGGCAGATGTTAAAACTTTATTTAGATATCACGGCGCAGAACATAAAGTTGTTAATTGCTATGAACATAAAAAAAAGTTGACACCTAAAAACGCTCAAAAATTTACAACACTACATCCACGATGCGGCACAACATTCGTAATTATTGTTTTTGTAGTGAGCATTTTTGTTTACATTTTGCTTCCACAATCGTTGGATTTTTGGAGTAATTTATTGATTAGAGTATTATTATTGCCTTTAATTGCAGGTATTTCTTACGAAATCATAAGATTTTCTGGGAAGTATTATGAAAAAAATCTTTTCGTTAGAATCGTCATGTGGCCTGGTTTGCAATTTCAGAAATTAACCACTAGAGAGCCCACGCTTAAACAATTAGAAGTTGCAATTAATTCATTAGTTGTTTGTATGAATAAAGAAACGCGGATTAATCCCCGATCTAAAAGACAGAGCATTTTAACAACATTCACGTTTTCAAATTGCGTGCTATCAACCTGA
- the rtcA gene encoding RNA 3'-phosphate cyclase, which yields MIEIDGSYAEGGGQILRNALALSLITQKPFRIIDIRKSRAKPGLSKQHLKCIESALKISNSKVTGNYLGSTELEFIPGPLNKSKKTTIDIGTAGSITLLLQSILLPCILAENNYQLTIIGGTDVKWSMPVEFLEKIMLPFYRQIGAINITTIKKGYYPKGKGAVQITIGQKNKKIDPIIKIEAGKIKQILGTCHSSKQKINEKINEKIIEITEILTSDFQVPTKIINSYTETESEETSLFVYAVTEHEDFEKIEYNLISSNSLLENKSIEQIAEETINKLKEQLQNHPAVDEWTADNLIQLMALFGGKIKTSKITKHTKSAIYVAEFFTNTKFKIEHQTITAEL from the coding sequence ATGATAGAAATAGATGGTTCATATGCTGAAGGTGGAGGCCAAATACTAAGAAATGCCCTTGCACTATCTCTAATAACTCAAAAACCCTTCAGAATAATAGATATAAGAAAAAGCAGAGCGAAACCAGGTCTTTCAAAACAGCACTTAAAATGCATAGAATCTGCCTTAAAAATTTCAAATTCCAAAGTGACTGGAAATTATTTAGGATCTACAGAACTTGAATTCATACCAGGACCTCTAAATAAATCAAAAAAAACAACTATTGATATAGGAACTGCGGGGTCTATAACGTTGTTGCTACAAAGCATACTTTTACCGTGCATATTAGCAGAAAACAATTATCAATTAACAATAATTGGCGGAACAGATGTAAAATGGAGTATGCCTGTCGAATTCTTAGAAAAAATAATGTTGCCGTTTTACAGACAAATAGGTGCAATAAACATAACAACAATTAAAAAAGGATATTATCCAAAAGGTAAAGGCGCAGTACAAATAACAATTGGACAAAAAAATAAAAAAATAGACCCTATAATAAAAATAGAGGCTGGAAAAATAAAACAAATACTAGGCACTTGTCATTCAAGCAAACAAAAAATAAATGAAAAAATAAATGAAAAAATCATAGAAATAACAGAAATATTAACATCAGACTTTCAAGTTCCAACAAAAATAATAAATTCATACACAGAAACAGAAAGTGAAGAAACATCTTTATTTGTATATGCTGTAACTGAGCATGAAGACTTCGAAAAAATAGAATACAATTTAATATCTTCAAATTCGCTATTAGAGAATAAATCTATAGAACAAATAGCAGAAGAAACAATAAATAAATTAAAAGAACAACTGCAAAACCACCCTGCAGTAGATGAGTGGACCGCAGATAATTTAATACAATTGATGGCGTTATTTGGAGGAAAAATAAAAACTAGTAAAATAACAAAACACACAAAATCAGCAATATATGTTGCCGAGTTTTTTACAAACACAAAATTCAAGATAGAACATCAAACAATTACTGCCGAACTCTAA
- the proS gene encoding proline--tRNA ligase, producing the protein MIKQKKQIGITEKKTENFSEWFTQIVGPEGAELADVRYGVQGFIVHMPWGFKILRKIYEYLEEEFEKDGHEPYLFPTVIKKENLEREAEHAGFAPDVFWVTEAGTKKLEEPVALRPTGETQIYPMYSLWLRTYSQLPMKRYQSRITTFRNEKTTRPFLRGREFMFMESHNVYSSHEGVMKQIESDGLIMERVIGGKLKIPHIFFKRPKWDAFLGADATYVADTLMPDGRRNQLSSTHDLGINFAKAYDIMFVDKDEKKKYAHQSCFGPGIWRIMAAIIGVHGDDQGLVLPFDVSPHQIVVVPIIFSDEAKNKKVMDKCYEIKKMLEDKYRVYIDESDNTSGWKFNQWEMKGVPIRIEIGPNDVEKSQVVMKRRTSAEKIFVKYEHLFDALNKEIELVDKDIGVRAKKYFTDNTKETDSLDELKELMKKHRGFVKVPFFSIDKEGEEAAEILKVETQGAYVCGIPWDVNKRESAKGKKCIITGKPAKHIVYVAKSW; encoded by the coding sequence ATGATAAAACAAAAAAAACAGATAGGAATAACTGAAAAGAAAACTGAAAATTTTAGTGAGTGGTTCACGCAAATAGTGGGTCCTGAAGGTGCAGAATTGGCAGATGTACGTTACGGTGTGCAAGGGTTTATAGTGCATATGCCTTGGGGATTTAAAATATTAAGAAAAATATATGAATATTTAGAGGAAGAATTTGAAAAAGACGGTCATGAACCTTATTTATTTCCTACGGTGATTAAAAAGGAAAATTTAGAACGAGAAGCAGAACACGCAGGATTTGCACCCGATGTTTTCTGGGTGACTGAAGCTGGAACAAAAAAATTAGAAGAGCCTGTTGCGTTAAGGCCTACTGGAGAAACCCAAATTTATCCTATGTATTCTTTGTGGTTGAGAACGTATTCTCAATTACCTATGAAGAGATACCAATCAAGAATAACAACTTTTAGAAATGAAAAAACAACGAGGCCCTTTCTTAGAGGGAGAGAATTTATGTTTATGGAATCTCATAATGTTTATTCTTCACATGAAGGGGTTATGAAACAAATTGAAAGTGATGGTTTGATAATGGAGCGCGTTATAGGTGGGAAATTAAAAATTCCTCACATATTTTTTAAAAGACCTAAATGGGATGCATTTTTAGGAGCAGATGCTACATATGTTGCGGATACTTTGATGCCTGATGGAAGAAGAAATCAGCTTTCTTCAACTCATGATTTGGGAATTAATTTTGCAAAGGCATATGATATAATGTTTGTTGATAAGGATGAAAAAAAGAAGTATGCTCATCAATCTTGTTTTGGACCTGGCATATGGAGGATAATGGCTGCGATTATTGGGGTTCATGGAGATGATCAAGGTTTAGTTTTGCCGTTTGATGTTTCTCCTCACCAAATTGTTGTTGTGCCTATTATTTTTAGTGACGAAGCAAAAAATAAAAAAGTTATGGACAAATGTTATGAAATTAAAAAAATGCTTGAAGACAAATACAGGGTGTATATAGATGAATCAGATAATACTAGTGGTTGGAAATTTAATCAGTGGGAAATGAAAGGAGTGCCTATAAGGATAGAAATAGGTCCTAATGATGTTGAAAAGTCGCAGGTAGTTATGAAAAGAAGGACTAGTGCGGAAAAAATATTTGTTAAATATGAACATTTGTTTGACGCATTAAATAAGGAAATTGAGTTAGTGGATAAAGATATTGGTGTTAGGGCTAAGAAATATTTTACAGACAACACAAAAGAAACAGATTCTTTAGATGAATTAAAAGAATTGATGAAAAAACACAGAGGTTTTGTTAAAGTTCCATTTTTTTCTATTGATAAAGAAGGTGAGGAAGCCGCAGAGATTCTTAAAGTTGAGACTCAGGGAGCATATGTTTGTGGCATTCCTTGGGATGTAAACAAAAGAGAATCTGCTAAGGGCAAAAAATGTATAATTACTGGAAAACCTGCAAAACATATTGTTTATGTGGCAAAAAGTTGGTAA